Proteins encoded within one genomic window of Gammaproteobacteria bacterium:
- a CDS encoding branched-chain amino acid transaminase has translation MPIKTSEWIWHNGKLVPWAEAKVHVLTHALHYGSSVFEGIRVYATQRGPVVFRLQAHTRRLLESAKIHRIEVPWSAAQIDAACREVVLRNGLTRGAYIRPIVYRGYGEVGLAPPPGQPIDMAVAAWEWGAYLGADALEQGVDVCVSSWQRVAPNTIPALAKAGGNYLSSTLVSLEARQRGFAEGIALSTDGTVSEGAGENIFLVRDGILYTPPSTASILTGITRDSVMVLARQAGIEVLERPIPREMLYIADEIFLTGTAAEITPVRSVDRIGVGAGKRGPVTRRLQDAFFGLFSGATSDQWGWLEPVESST, from the coding sequence ATGCCCATCAAGACGAGTGAGTGGATCTGGCACAACGGCAAGCTGGTGCCCTGGGCCGAGGCCAAGGTCCATGTCCTGACCCATGCCCTGCACTACGGCTCCTCCGTGTTCGAGGGCATCCGCGTCTATGCCACGCAGCGTGGCCCCGTGGTGTTCCGCCTGCAGGCGCACACGCGCCGCCTCCTCGAATCGGCGAAGATCCATCGCATCGAGGTGCCCTGGTCCGCGGCGCAGATCGATGCCGCATGCAGGGAGGTCGTGCTCCGCAACGGCCTGACCCGCGGCGCCTACATCCGGCCCATCGTCTACCGTGGCTACGGCGAGGTCGGCCTCGCCCCGCCGCCCGGCCAGCCGATCGACATGGCCGTCGCGGCCTGGGAATGGGGCGCCTACCTCGGGGCCGACGCCCTCGAGCAAGGCGTCGACGTCTGCGTCTCGTCCTGGCAGCGCGTCGCGCCCAACACGATCCCGGCGCTGGCCAAGGCGGGCGGCAATTACCTCTCCAGCACGCTGGTCAGCCTGGAAGCCAGGCAGCGCGGCTTTGCCGAGGGCATCGCGCTTTCCACCGACGGCACGGTGAGCGAAGGCGCAGGCGAGAACATTTTCCTGGTGCGCGACGGCATCCTGTACACGCCACCCTCCACCGCCTCCATCCTCACCGGGATCACGCGCGACAGTGTCATGGTGCTGGCCCGGCAGGCAGGGATCGAGGTGCTGGAGCGGCCCATTCCGCGGGAGATGCTCTATATCGCCGACGAGATCTTCCTGACCGGCACGGCTGCCGAAATCACGCCGGTCCGCTCGGTCGACCGGATCGGCGTCGGTGCCGGCAAGCGGGGCCCGGTCACCCGGCGCCTGCAGGATGCCTTCTTCGGCCTGTTCAGCGGTGCGACCAGCGACCAGTGGGGCTGGCTCGAGCCCGTGGAGAGTTCGACATGA
- a CDS encoding energy transducer TonB has translation MLSRRALVFVGIVALHVGFVYVLNAGLAHQAVEMIYGPIETKMIEEVKEDQDKPPPPPPKIETTPPPFVPPPDISIDLPVETTATTAITATTQKPVAKPPPAPVAIARVPPKQNPRRPPSLPDYPPQAKRLGLEGSTVLRLYILEDGSVGDAQIAQSSGHEQLDEAALRHAKRAWKFMPGTEGGKPVPMWFEFRVVWKIVNER, from the coding sequence ATGCTCTCACGGCGCGCGCTGGTGTTCGTCGGTATCGTGGCGCTGCATGTGGGCTTCGTCTATGTCCTCAATGCAGGTCTCGCGCACCAGGCCGTGGAGATGATCTACGGGCCGATCGAGACCAAGATGATCGAGGAGGTCAAGGAAGACCAGGACAAGCCACCGCCGCCGCCGCCGAAGATCGAAACCACGCCACCGCCATTCGTACCGCCTCCGGATATCTCGATCGACCTGCCGGTCGAGACCACCGCGACCACTGCCATCACGGCCACCACCCAGAAGCCCGTGGCCAAGCCGCCACCGGCCCCGGTGGCCATCGCGCGCGTTCCGCCAAAGCAGAACCCGCGCCGGCCGCCGAGCCTTCCCGACTACCCGCCGCAGGCCAAGCGCCTCGGCCTCGAGGGCTCCACGGTCCTGCGCTTGTACATCCTCGAGGATGGCAGTGTCGGCGATGCCCAGATCGCCCAGAGCAGCGGCCACGAGCAGCTGGACGAGGCGGCTTTGCGGCACGCCAAGCGCGCATGGAAATTCATGCCTGGCACCGAGGGCGGCAAGCCGGTGCCCATGTGGTTTGAATTCCGCGTCGTCTGGAAGATCGTGAACGAACGGTAG
- a CDS encoding MotA/TolQ/ExbB proton channel family protein, with amino-acid sequence MVELAALALSIALAAQQPTTDAATAAPATAETTTLPAADATAPAPAEMAPAEAPVDVPAAEPAQTEEKANPYGLSQLWAQGDFVARGTLVILVVMSFASWFIILTKLWDQARLRRQFNQTDKGFWAGKSLQDGIATLNDPDNAFRLIAEQGVKAARHHEGRLTDQIPLHEWITASLQRAVDKVTNDMQSGLSFLATAGSTAPFIGLFGTVWGIYHALIAIGIAGQASIDKVAGPVGEALIMTALGLAVAVPAVLGYNWLLRRNKALLEEVRYFATEVQQYLVSGARMDAPGQRSK; translated from the coding sequence ATGGTTGAACTAGCAGCTCTCGCTCTGAGCATCGCGCTCGCGGCCCAGCAGCCGACGACCGACGCCGCTACAGCAGCACCGGCCACCGCCGAAACGACGACCCTGCCCGCAGCGGATGCCACCGCGCCGGCTCCGGCCGAAATGGCCCCGGCGGAGGCACCGGTCGATGTCCCGGCCGCCGAGCCGGCACAGACCGAGGAAAAGGCCAACCCGTACGGCCTGAGCCAGCTCTGGGCGCAAGGCGACTTCGTGGCCCGCGGGACGCTGGTCATCCTGGTCGTCATGTCGTTCGCTTCCTGGTTCATCATCCTGACCAAGCTCTGGGACCAGGCCCGCCTGCGTCGCCAGTTCAACCAGACGGACAAGGGCTTCTGGGCCGGCAAGTCCCTGCAGGATGGCATTGCCACCCTGAACGATCCGGACAACGCGTTCCGGCTCATCGCGGAGCAGGGTGTCAAGGCTGCCCGGCACCACGAGGGGCGCCTGACGGACCAGATCCCGTTGCATGAGTGGATCACCGCCTCGCTGCAGCGTGCGGTGGACAAGGTGACCAACGACATGCAGAGCGGCCTGTCCTTCCTGGCGACCGCTGGCTCGACCGCGCCGTTCATCGGCCTGTTCGGCACGGTGTGGGGCATCTACCACGCGCTCATCGCCATCGGCATCGCCGGCCAGGCGAGCATCGACAAGGTGGCGGGCCCGGTGGGCGAGGCGTTGATCATGACCGCCCTCGGCCTTGCGGTCGCGGTGCCCGCGGTGCTGGGTTACAACTGGCTCCTGCGTCGCAACAAGGCCCTGCTGGAAGAGGTTCGCTACTTCGCCACCGAAGTGCAGCAGTACCTGGTGAGCGGTGCCCGCATGGACGCTCCGGGCCAGCGGAGCAAGTAA
- a CDS encoding biopolymer transporter ExbD: MGMSVPGEGGGDDKAMSDINVVPLVDIMLVLLIIFLITIPVITQTVPVELPKVANQPTKTKPENVTVAINAAGDVFWNQARVPDDQALLELVKSVAVQDPQPEIHIRGDGRAKFESVGRVIYLIQRGGVIKVGFITEPDRGMRR; encoded by the coding sequence GTGGGCATGTCGGTCCCCGGCGAGGGCGGTGGCGACGACAAGGCGATGTCCGACATCAACGTGGTGCCCCTCGTGGACATCATGCTGGTGCTGCTGATCATCTTCCTGATCACCATTCCGGTGATCACGCAGACGGTCCCGGTGGAACTGCCCAAGGTTGCCAACCAGCCGACCAAGACCAAGCCGGAAAACGTCACCGTGGCCATCAACGCCGCGGGTGACGTGTTCTGGAACCAGGCCCGGGTGCCCGACGACCAGGCGCTGCTGGAACTGGTCAAGTCGGTCGCCGTGCAGGATCCTCAGCCCGAGATCCACATCCGCGGCGACGGCCGGGCTAAATTCGAGTCGGTGGGGCGTGTCATCTACCTGATCCAGCGCGGTGGCGTCATCAAGGTAGGCTTCATCACCGAGCCCGACCGCGGCATGCGCCGCTAG
- a CDS encoding biopolymer transporter ExbD, with protein sequence MGMNVSGGGRDDDPMLDINMTPLIDVMLVLLIMFIVTIPIMTHAVKLDMPRPNPNAVTPPVPPEVIELEIDYDGTILWNQTPVPSLNTLEQYFSQEAVKEPQPELHIRANKRAKYDVVAKVLALAQRQGVNKIGFVGMEQFAE encoded by the coding sequence ATGGGAATGAACGTTAGCGGCGGGGGCCGCGACGACGACCCGATGCTGGACATCAACATGACGCCGTTGATCGACGTCATGCTGGTGCTCCTCATCATGTTCATCGTCACCATCCCGATCATGACCCACGCCGTGAAGCTCGACATGCCGCGGCCCAATCCGAATGCGGTGACGCCCCCGGTTCCACCGGAGGTCATCGAGCTCGAGATCGATTACGACGGCACCATCCTCTGGAACCAGACGCCAGTTCCGAGCCTCAACACGCTGGAGCAGTATTTCAGCCAGGAAGCCGTCAAGGAGCCGCAGCCGGAACTGCACATCCGCGCCAACAAGCGGGCCAAGTACGACGTCGTTGCCAAGGTCCTCGCGCTTGCACAGCGTCAGGGCGTGAACAAGATCGGCTTCGTCGGCATGGAGCAGTTTGCTGAATAG